A single region of the Hypanus sabinus isolate sHypSab1 chromosome 21, sHypSab1.hap1, whole genome shotgun sequence genome encodes:
- the LOC132378919 gene encoding uncharacterized protein LOC132378919: MGPRSSAIYTKPDKSSSNNFNINKPVSVLKTEAFTTNNDPRKNCPLHNKPHPLRKCRTFREKSLEERMALLKEKRICFKCCSSTSHFARECMIAMKCPECNSTNHNGAMHPGPLPQTDNAPSPPQQDGGEGEAHSRTTIVSSSCTEVCGQTQSSCSCSKICLTKVYPKGAKDKAIKAYVILDDQSNRSLVSPEFSNLFHIESNQFPYYLRTCSGSVETYGRKAEGFQLESLDSKVVICLPPLLECNEILNNRTEIPTPSAVLHQPHLHHIAKHILELDPKAEILLLLGRDGLRVHKVRQQVNGPHDAPFVQRLDLGWVVIGELCPGNVHKSTVNTLKTNVLESGRHSIFQLRTSVTCIKEARQAFNKRKVTEEMLGQSVFAQTKHDNKLAPSDQNTILLKIMDTKVFRDEANNWVAPLPFREPRQCLPNNKEQAVERFTPLQKTLKRKPEMQQRT; this comes from the coding sequence ATGGGTCCAAGAAGCAGtgcaatttacaccaagccagataaatcctcttcgaataatttcaacattaataaacctgtctcagtgcttaagactgaagcctttacaactaacaacgaccctcgaaagaattgtccattgcataacaaaccccaccccctcagaaaatgcagaacatTTAGGGAAAAatcccttgaagagaggatggcccttctcaaggagaaaagaatatgttttaaatgctgttcctcgacctcTCACTTTGCAAGAGAGTGTATGATTGccatgaagtgtccggaatgtaatagcactaatcacaatggggccatgcatcccggcccattaccgcaaaccgacaacgctccttcacccccacaacaggacggcggggagggagaggctcattCCAGGACAACcattgtcagctcgagctgtacagaagtttgcggtcaaactcagtcaagctgttcttgttcaaagatctgcctcactaaggtgtaccctaagggagccaaagacaaggccatcaaagcctatgtaattctggacgatcagagcaatcgctcactagtcagtccagagttctctAACTTGTTccacattgagagtaatcagttcccatactaccttagaacttgctcaggcagcgtggaaacttatggaaggaaggcagaaggcttccagctcgagtccctggatagtaaagtcgtcatctgtctccctccactcttagagtgcaatgaaattttgaataaccgcactgagatcccgacgccaagtgcggtgctacaccagccacatctccaccacatcgccaaacacatcctagaactggatccaaaagcagaaatactcctgctattaggaagagatggtctccgggtgcacaaggttaggcagcaggtcaatggaccacacgacgccccctttgtgcaacgcctggatctgggctgggtggtgataggagagctgtgtcctggcaatgtacacaaatcaacagttaacacactcaagaccaatgtgctagagagtggccgccattcaatttttcaactccgcacaagtgtcacgtgtattaaggaagcacgacaagccTTTAACAAACGTAAAGTAACTGAAGAgatgctgggtcagtcagtcttcgctcaaactaaGCATGATAACAAACTTGCTCCATCAGATCAAAACACCATTttattaaaaataatggacaccaaggtcttcagagatgaagcaaataattgggtcgccccactacctttcagagaaccacgccagtgcttgccaaacaacaaagagcaggcagtcgagcggttcacgcccttgcaaaaaaccctgaaaaggaaacctgagatgcagcaacgcacctga